In one Culex quinquefasciatus strain JHB chromosome 2, VPISU_Cqui_1.0_pri_paternal, whole genome shotgun sequence genomic region, the following are encoded:
- the LOC119767501 gene encoding protamine produces the protein MAPASQEPKSTGTSRNNPRSTEERPTRNPYFNFLKDFRRENRGLNPNEVIRQGAEEWNQLSEAQRRPFVLEAMNQPPMERVRRAAPRSRSPRRRRSQARVGRSRSRSGSRSGSRSRRGGRRH, from the coding sequence ATGGCCCCCGCAAGTCAGGAACCCAAGTCCACCGGCACCTCCCGAAACAACCCTCGCTCCACGGAAGAACGCCCAACCCGGAATCCGTACTTCAACTTTCTGAAGGACTTTCGGCGTGAAAACCGTGGCCTCAACCCGAACGAAGTGATCCGGCAAGGTGCCGAGGAGTGGAACCAGCTGTCCGAAGCCCAACGCCGGCCTTTCGTCCTGGAAGCCATGAACCAACCGCCGATGGAGCGAGTCCGCCGGGCGGCCCCACGATCGCGGTCTCCTAGGCGCAGACGGTCCCAGGCCCGGGTGGGACGATCCCGCAGCCGATCCGGGAGCCGGTCGGGAAGCCGTTCCCGTCGGGGAGGACGCAGACATTGA